In Porphyromonas cangingivalis, a genomic segment contains:
- a CDS encoding SusC/RagA family TonB-linked outer membrane protein, translating to MHFKHSKQLVRWVALGVFSLLFGGQLSAQNIKGDKKPASSNTQQYTVSLKGVVVDKKGEPLIGVTVRIKGTKLGFRTNINGEFLFKGDLPTPTPTLILSYMGYQTKEVQVSYNTSNKIVLEENTQLLNEVVITGIFQRKKEGFTGSANTMTGKEITQMTSGNVLKAIELLDPGFRLGSNLTVGSNPSGLPDFNLRGKSSMGDYSTDEKVILRGDVDTRPNQPLFVLDGIIGVSVTKIIDLDPTLIESVTILKDAAAMVLYGSRASNGVVVIETKAPVGGALRVTYSGNYKGLVPDLRDYNLVNAAEKLDIEKRAGVYNESYKALQSQGILEDLKHKELEVLRGVNTYWLSEPVRPVFNHRHALSIEGGDNALRYKIYAGLNDAPGVMKYTGVYGKSGSIDIRYRKGKILLSNILFLDQSNSDRTSRYGSFDDYARLNPYYRKYDTHGQIPRLLETATYKDGVQYGRIIDNPMYNTLLNTFDRNEAFDVRNALKIEYLPLESIRVSLDATISRGLSENSAFKPAQHGDFVAIHDIKSKGSFVWNRTQRKGYDVSLTMSYNNMFTNKHFISSFAHFNIKEDLLHTIGIHQTGFPNEYMDEVFLGAMTKGLSGDERTSRSFGVLATVSYTYDQRYALDANIRVDASSEFGANNRFAPFWSVGSRWNIEKESFLKDSSWIRELVLRASYGITGTQGFTPYQALQMYSYNGLSRIYDSSDVIGSQLIGLGNPYLKWQTTSALNIGLDFNLFNGILSGRLEYYDKYTYNTILPLTIAPSIGFTTISENLGNISNKGVEATIRVMPINIPSQQLNLNIVATASHNKNRIAKISNALKASNEEVLRRDKRGNSRPLPRYEEGYSQSMIWAVRSLGIDPQTGEEIFLTRSGERSYRWDPVDMVPVGDTEPKVTGVVSLNLNWRGLSLSLASRYSYGGMLYNYTLVDKVENADLRYNVDKRAYTERWKKAGDVSRFKAVNIQGANTKASTRFLMKNNEIVFNVINAQYRFDTEQLPMLKKMGLTAASIGMHLEDLFRFSTIKIERGTTYPLARQASMSLNLTF from the coding sequence ATGCACTTTAAACACTCAAAACAATTGGTGCGATGGGTAGCCTTAGGGGTATTCTCCTTGCTCTTCGGAGGGCAACTATCAGCACAGAACATAAAAGGAGATAAAAAGCCGGCCTCCTCAAATACTCAACAGTACACAGTATCTCTCAAAGGTGTCGTTGTGGACAAAAAAGGAGAGCCCCTTATCGGTGTGACAGTACGTATCAAGGGGACCAAACTAGGATTCCGTACCAATATCAATGGAGAGTTTTTATTCAAAGGAGACTTGCCTACGCCTACGCCCACGCTCATATTGTCCTATATGGGCTACCAAACGAAGGAAGTGCAGGTGTCGTACAACACATCAAACAAGATAGTCCTTGAGGAAAATACTCAACTGCTCAACGAAGTTGTCATCACCGGTATCTTCCAACGCAAAAAAGAAGGATTTACAGGGTCAGCCAATACGATGACCGGCAAGGAGATAACACAGATGACCTCCGGAAATGTACTCAAGGCAATCGAACTTCTTGATCCAGGCTTTCGACTTGGAAGCAACCTCACTGTCGGCTCCAATCCTAGTGGACTTCCCGACTTTAACCTCCGAGGCAAGTCCAGTATGGGGGACTATTCGACAGACGAAAAGGTTATCCTCAGAGGAGATGTCGATACACGCCCTAATCAGCCACTCTTTGTCCTCGATGGTATCATTGGTGTAAGTGTCACAAAAATCATAGATCTAGATCCTACATTGATAGAGAGTGTAACAATCCTTAAGGATGCTGCAGCGATGGTGCTATATGGATCACGAGCTTCAAACGGAGTGGTGGTCATCGAGACCAAAGCTCCAGTAGGAGGGGCTCTAAGAGTGACGTACTCAGGCAACTACAAAGGCCTGGTACCGGATCTTCGCGATTACAACCTCGTCAACGCAGCAGAGAAACTTGATATTGAGAAACGTGCAGGCGTATATAACGAGAGTTACAAAGCTCTTCAGTCACAAGGCATACTCGAAGATTTAAAGCACAAAGAACTGGAGGTTCTACGTGGCGTCAATACTTACTGGCTATCAGAACCTGTACGTCCGGTATTCAACCATCGCCATGCCTTGAGCATTGAGGGAGGAGACAATGCTCTAAGATATAAAATCTATGCAGGACTCAATGACGCTCCGGGGGTAATGAAATACACCGGTGTATATGGCAAAAGTGGAAGCATAGACATCCGATATCGAAAAGGCAAAATATTGTTGAGTAATATCTTATTCTTGGATCAGAGCAACTCGGATCGCACGTCTCGTTATGGTAGTTTTGACGACTATGCAAGACTCAATCCTTACTATCGTAAGTATGACACCCATGGCCAAATCCCTCGTCTCCTTGAGACAGCCACATACAAAGATGGTGTACAGTATGGTCGTATCATAGACAACCCTATGTACAATACTCTGCTCAATACCTTCGATCGCAACGAAGCCTTTGACGTTCGTAATGCATTGAAGATCGAATACCTACCTTTGGAGAGTATAAGAGTATCTCTCGATGCAACTATAAGCAGAGGTCTGTCTGAAAACAGTGCATTCAAACCAGCCCAGCATGGAGACTTCGTAGCCATTCACGATATTAAAAGCAAAGGCTCTTTCGTATGGAACAGAACACAGAGGAAGGGTTATGATGTGAGTTTGACGATGAGTTACAACAATATGTTTACCAATAAGCATTTCATCTCTAGTTTCGCCCACTTCAATATCAAAGAAGATTTGTTGCATACCATAGGGATACATCAAACAGGTTTTCCTAACGAGTATATGGATGAAGTATTTCTTGGTGCAATGACTAAAGGATTGTCCGGAGACGAGCGGACTTCTCGCTCTTTTGGGGTATTGGCTACGGTAAGTTATACCTACGATCAACGTTACGCCTTAGATGCCAATATACGTGTGGACGCATCTTCGGAGTTTGGTGCCAATAATAGATTTGCTCCATTTTGGTCTGTCGGTTCAAGATGGAATATCGAGAAGGAATCCTTCTTGAAAGACTCCTCATGGATTAGGGAACTCGTTCTTAGGGCGAGTTACGGTATCACAGGGACACAGGGCTTCACTCCTTATCAAGCGTTGCAAATGTACTCTTACAATGGTCTATCTCGCATCTATGACAGTTCTGATGTAATCGGATCGCAACTTATAGGCTTAGGTAATCCCTACTTGAAGTGGCAGACTACCTCTGCTCTGAATATAGGCCTCGACTTCAATCTCTTTAATGGGATTCTCAGCGGACGACTAGAATATTACGACAAGTATACCTACAATACTATTCTTCCCCTTACGATAGCTCCGTCAATAGGATTTACGACTATTTCCGAAAATCTTGGGAACATCTCCAACAAGGGTGTCGAAGCAACTATCCGTGTCATGCCAATCAATATTCCTTCGCAACAGCTAAATCTCAACATTGTGGCTACCGCAAGCCACAACAAAAACAGAATAGCGAAAATATCCAACGCTTTGAAGGCAAGTAATGAGGAAGTATTGAGACGTGATAAGCGAGGGAATAGTCGTCCTCTACCACGATATGAGGAAGGGTATTCGCAATCCATGATATGGGCGGTGCGCTCACTTGGCATTGATCCTCAGACAGGAGAAGAGATATTTCTAACCCGTTCAGGTGAACGTTCCTACAGATGGGATCCCGTAGATATGGTACCTGTCGGAGATACCGAACCTAAGGTTACGGGGGTAGTCAGTTTAAATCTTAACTGGAGAGGGCTTAGTCTGTCTTTGGCATCACGCTACTCTTACGGGGGTATGCTATACAACTACACTCTCGTCGATAAAGTCGAAAATGCTGATTTGCGATACAATGTAGACAAACGAGCCTACACCGAACGTTGGAAAAAAGCAGGTGATGTATCTCGCTTCAAAGCTGTAAATATACAAGGAGCCAATACAAAAGCATCGACACGATTCTTGATGAAGAATAATGAAATAGTATTCAATGTCATCAACGCTCAATATCGATTTGATACTGAACAACTCCCTATGCTCAAAAAGATGGGTTTGACAGCAGCATCCATAGGCATGCATTTGGAAGACTTGTTTAGATTCTCAACCATCAAAATCGAAAGAGGCACTACATATCCTCTTGCTCGGCAAGCATCAATGTCTCTCAATCTAACATTCTAA
- a CDS encoding RagB/SusD family nutrient uptake outer membrane protein: MKKITIIILSTLLFFSSCTKWLEVEPKSNVKEERIFKHEQGFKETLTAAYIKMSASNLYGKELTYGFIDMLAQRYVMSEDRPLFFLNRPDFYSFVSGTTQKDNYTNRFWHESYNIIANINNLIKNINTKGQVITTPGLKDIILGEALGLRAFLHFDLLRMFGPIYKDNPQSPSIPYRLTFDRQTRQLLPATEVLDLILADLVKAETLLKNDKMEINYALEGIPENPFLTRRSKRMNKYAVKALMARVYLYKGDIANAKEKAQEVINAKRNDGSKIFTFVTNNAKDHLLSNELIFALSMDDKVFPTTVLNEFLPSKFSHTTAGDRDRLHEIFDVEVDGINDIRMREIGGFTISAGYCVTQKYMQDNYSLALNNTMPLIRLAEMYYILAEASDDLKESARHLSKVRKARALETLETFDSPETKLLNIEKEYRKEFYAEGQLWFFYKRHGYKTFQFCPIQDMKEHNYRFTIPDDEITFGNIDK; encoded by the coding sequence ATGAAAAAGATAACCATAATAATACTCAGCACACTTCTATTCTTCTCTTCCTGTACGAAGTGGTTGGAAGTGGAACCTAAATCCAATGTTAAAGAAGAGCGTATCTTCAAACATGAACAAGGATTCAAAGAGACTCTCACCGCAGCATACATTAAGATGAGCGCATCTAATCTCTATGGTAAAGAGCTAACATATGGATTTATCGATATGCTTGCACAAAGGTATGTGATGTCCGAGGATAGACCTCTCTTCTTCCTCAATCGTCCAGACTTCTACTCATTTGTAAGTGGCACGACACAAAAGGACAATTACACTAACAGATTCTGGCATGAGTCATACAATATCATTGCCAATATCAACAACCTAATAAAGAATATCAATACCAAAGGGCAAGTCATCACCACTCCCGGACTCAAAGATATTATCCTTGGTGAGGCTTTAGGATTGAGAGCATTTTTGCACTTTGACCTCTTAAGGATGTTCGGACCTATATATAAAGACAACCCTCAGTCTCCATCAATACCTTATCGTCTTACTTTCGATAGACAGACACGTCAACTTCTCCCAGCGACAGAAGTTCTGGATCTGATTTTAGCCGACTTAGTCAAAGCAGAAACTCTGCTCAAAAATGACAAAATGGAGATTAACTATGCACTCGAAGGAATCCCTGAAAATCCGTTCTTAACAAGAAGATCAAAACGAATGAACAAATATGCCGTCAAAGCCTTGATGGCTCGTGTATATCTCTACAAAGGAGACATCGCAAATGCAAAGGAAAAAGCACAAGAGGTTATCAATGCCAAAAGAAACGATGGCTCAAAGATCTTCACTTTTGTTACTAATAACGCAAAAGATCATCTTCTTTCTAACGAACTGATATTTGCTCTCAGCATGGACGATAAAGTCTTCCCTACAACTGTCCTAAATGAGTTTTTACCGTCTAAGTTTTCGCACACAACAGCAGGTGACCGTGATCGTCTTCACGAAATCTTTGATGTAGAAGTCGATGGTATCAATGACATCAGGATGAGAGAAATCGGTGGATTTACTATCTCTGCAGGATATTGCGTAACACAGAAATATATGCAAGACAATTACTCTTTGGCACTCAACAATACAATGCCACTCATCCGATTGGCAGAGATGTACTATATCTTGGCAGAAGCATCAGATGACTTGAAAGAAAGTGCTCGACATCTCTCAAAAGTACGCAAAGCAAGAGCCCTAGAGACCCTTGAGACATTCGATTCTCCTGAGACTAAACTATTAAACATAGAAAAAGAGTATCGTAAAGAATTTTACGCTGAAGGACAGTTATGGTTCTTTTATAAAAGGCATGGATACAAGACATTTCAATTCTGTCCAATACAGGATATGAAGGAACACAATTACAGATTCACCATACCTGATGATGAGATAACTTTTGGTAATATAGATAAATAA
- a CDS encoding PKD-like family lipoprotein produces MKEKRILPLFVSILLMSSACYKDKGNYDYDENILDISVTLEQQYVYKKEKTDFYCTITPTIDTYGQAKELKYEWFISKNDQEKGTAIGTDKSVTIHFNPNSEDPNDQLGSEYTVRLYVTDMTTKAQTLRFTTLRLIDPYTASWAVLHETDGHAEIGTVEYHAGKYIIQHDTYTQENGTSLKGKPLHLGVRQISTEPFMDYWLFSFPSQLYLSTTELSEGGLIAPGEKFKNFKPWQKLINVEEINNFDPAKIVGSGAGDTGYAMASNGNIFHNNYYSPVMYQAVPDPASVSGPVYITKFGVCTNAGVGYDEKGLRFLAVDMTKNFWDEQEAQNPPSVRLTMMPIREHEGNAKSPNKIPKGYRAVSIFPGYQYGKSGMATFQQYQLYAYLISPDSSLVYTIRGRELSSAIEAPISGAYRFPKPQSINENTRMTSGHNYANIIFYVDGNKVYKHNIVNGQNTVIYEHEDSNAQGVDIRMAVEAYIDRPEIMKQIIETDPDRLLGIAFNIQDKGELVVLHLDNTGSVEESKWAYDNVQVHKGFGPIKSVVFI; encoded by the coding sequence ATGAAAGAAAAAAGAATACTACCTCTCTTCGTTTCTATACTCCTTATGTCTTCTGCTTGCTATAAGGATAAAGGGAACTATGATTATGACGAAAACATCCTCGATATATCTGTCACACTGGAGCAACAGTATGTGTATAAGAAGGAAAAAACAGACTTTTACTGCACTATCACCCCTACTATAGACACCTATGGACAGGCGAAAGAACTGAAATACGAGTGGTTCATCTCTAAGAACGATCAAGAGAAAGGGACTGCCATTGGTACGGATAAGTCTGTGACCATTCACTTCAACCCTAATTCTGAAGACCCTAATGATCAGTTGGGATCGGAATATACCGTGCGACTATATGTCACAGATATGACTACAAAGGCACAGACTTTGCGCTTCACTACACTCCGCCTCATTGACCCTTATACCGCATCTTGGGCGGTCTTGCACGAGACAGATGGTCATGCTGAAATAGGCACTGTCGAATATCATGCTGGAAAATACATCATCCAACATGACACCTATACTCAAGAAAATGGGACCTCACTAAAAGGGAAGCCCCTACATCTTGGTGTCAGACAGATAAGTACCGAACCATTTATGGACTATTGGTTGTTTTCTTTTCCGTCACAGTTGTATCTCTCTACTACGGAGCTCTCTGAAGGGGGATTAATTGCTCCGGGCGAAAAGTTCAAAAACTTCAAACCGTGGCAGAAACTAATAAATGTCGAAGAAATAAATAACTTCGATCCAGCCAAGATTGTCGGCAGTGGAGCTGGAGATACTGGCTATGCTATGGCATCTAATGGGAATATCTTCCACAACAATTATTACAGCCCGGTGATGTACCAAGCAGTACCAGATCCTGCCTCTGTCTCTGGACCTGTGTATATAACCAAGTTTGGCGTATGCACAAATGCCGGTGTAGGGTATGATGAAAAGGGGCTTCGCTTCCTTGCTGTCGATATGACTAAAAACTTTTGGGACGAACAAGAAGCCCAAAATCCGCCCTCTGTCAGGTTAACAATGATGCCAATCAGAGAACATGAAGGAAATGCTAAAAGTCCTAATAAGATCCCCAAAGGATATCGAGCTGTGTCAATCTTCCCAGGATATCAATATGGGAAGAGCGGTATGGCAACATTCCAGCAATATCAACTCTATGCCTATCTCATAAGCCCGGATAGCAGCCTTGTATATACGATACGCGGACGTGAACTATCATCCGCTATCGAAGCACCCATCTCGGGAGCTTACCGATTTCCTAAACCCCAAAGCATCAATGAGAACACCCGAATGACCTCTGGACATAATTATGCCAACATTATATTCTATGTGGATGGGAACAAGGTTTACAAACACAACATTGTGAATGGACAAAATACCGTCATCTACGAGCACGAAGATTCCAATGCTCAAGGTGTAGATATACGTATGGCCGTGGAAGCTTATATAGATAGACCAGAGATTATGAAACAAATCATCGAAACCGATCCAGATCGACTCCTTGGTATAGCTTTCAACATACAAGACAAGGGCGAACTCGTAGTCCTTCATCTTGATAATACCGGAAGTGTCGAAGAAAGTAAATGGGCTTATGACAATGTACAAGTCCATAAAGGTTTTGGACCTATCAAATCTGTAGTATTTATTTAA
- a CDS encoding TlpA disulfide reductase family protein has protein sequence MKRFIFSILCSAFLFTACMHEKIKGIVLEGEIQGVETSEIIIGKAVHQAYDQVFPIDTIHVREGKFTYTVDSLPSGVYGFYVVTDTPTNNAIVYAFLQQGKTKVDISLSSHRFLTIKASGTPLANEYQAFSDELYVASERQVIDSLDNLFYQARIAQDDDAMDRIKSMSIPYYAKGDESKKSFIRDITARQLKNPLGIYFYYNEIFLKKSHTTLDDINRVKDEINSFDAEAKSTFYYTLMNDRLIEAEKSVVGAIAPEISGIDSNGHSIKLSDFRGKYVLLDFWSSGCSWCRAETPNIRKAYEDNKNKKLVVLAASLDMNEEDWIKAMKEDNLTWPSLLMPYEEIKAMNTMYNVQGIPLILLIDPNGRIIERDMRGPRIYEAVAEYVK, from the coding sequence ATGAAACGTTTCATATTTTCAATACTCTGCTCAGCCTTCCTTTTCACGGCTTGTATGCATGAAAAAATAAAAGGCATAGTCCTCGAAGGGGAAATACAGGGTGTAGAGACTTCCGAAATCATCATAGGCAAAGCTGTCCATCAAGCCTATGACCAAGTCTTTCCGATAGATACCATACATGTTCGTGAAGGTAAGTTCACGTACACTGTTGACAGTTTGCCATCGGGTGTTTATGGTTTCTATGTCGTCACTGATACACCAACCAACAATGCCATTGTATATGCATTCCTCCAACAGGGCAAGACAAAGGTAGATATCTCTCTATCCTCTCACCGGTTTCTTACTATCAAAGCTTCTGGCACTCCACTGGCCAATGAGTATCAAGCATTTTCGGATGAGCTGTATGTGGCTTCGGAGCGTCAGGTGATAGATTCGTTGGACAATCTCTTCTATCAAGCACGCATAGCTCAAGATGACGATGCGATGGATCGAATCAAATCTATGTCTATCCCATACTATGCGAAGGGAGACGAGTCTAAAAAGTCCTTCATAAGGGATATCACCGCTCGTCAACTCAAAAACCCATTGGGTATATATTTCTACTATAACGAAATATTTTTGAAGAAGTCTCATACAACACTCGATGACATCAATAGGGTAAAGGATGAAATAAACTCTTTTGATGCAGAGGCGAAGAGCACATTCTACTATACTCTGATGAACGACCGTCTCATAGAAGCTGAAAAAAGTGTCGTCGGTGCTATCGCTCCCGAAATATCGGGAATAGATAGTAATGGTCACTCTATAAAGTTGTCGGACTTCCGAGGCAAATATGTCCTTTTGGACTTTTGGAGCAGTGGCTGCTCTTGGTGTAGAGCAGAAACACCCAACATCCGAAAGGCTTACGAAGATAATAAAAACAAAAAACTCGTAGTCTTGGCGGCTTCCCTCGATATGAACGAAGAAGATTGGATCAAGGCAATGAAAGAAGATAACTTGACATGGCCTTCACTATTAATGCCTTATGAGGAGATCAAAGCAATGAATACCATGTACAATGTGCAGGGGATTCCTCTCATTCTTCTGATTGACCCGAATGGTCGCATCATAGAGCGTGACATGCGAGGTCCTCGTATCTATGAAGCCGTAGCAGAGTATGTAAAGTAA
- a CDS encoding pirin family protein, whose translation MANYVIHKADTRGKVNWGWLQSAHTFSFGNYYNPERMNFGVLRVINDDTVAAGKGFDRHPHDNMEIISIPLEGDLEHKDTLGNVAVIKQGDIQVMSAGTGIQHSEYNRNSDRLTKFLQIWIFPNKRNVAPRYDQMTMNIDGMKNKFQQILSPNADDEGVWIHQNAWFHLGKFDQGVSSEYNIKSKGNGVYAFVISGKATISGQALSTRDGFGIWDVDNLSIISDAPDTQVLLMEVPMTL comes from the coding sequence ATGGCAAACTATGTAATCCACAAAGCAGACACACGAGGTAAGGTAAACTGGGGCTGGCTACAATCGGCTCACACATTTAGCTTTGGCAACTATTACAACCCTGAGCGCATGAACTTTGGCGTACTACGCGTGATCAATGACGACACCGTGGCGGCAGGGAAAGGCTTTGACAGACACCCACACGACAATATGGAGATCATCAGTATCCCTCTCGAAGGAGATCTCGAGCACAAGGATACCCTCGGCAATGTTGCGGTGATCAAGCAGGGAGATATCCAGGTCATGAGTGCGGGGACAGGCATCCAGCACAGCGAATACAATAGAAACAGCGATCGCTTGACAAAGTTTCTACAGATATGGATCTTCCCCAACAAGAGAAATGTCGCTCCCCGATACGATCAGATGACTATGAATATCGATGGGATGAAGAACAAGTTCCAACAAATCCTTTCGCCCAACGCAGATGACGAAGGGGTATGGATACACCAAAACGCTTGGTTCCACCTTGGCAAGTTTGACCAAGGCGTATCATCCGAATACAACATCAAGTCCAAAGGCAACGGTGTCTATGCGTTCGTCATCAGCGGTAAAGCGACCATATCAGGGCAAGCCCTCTCGACAAGAGACGGATTTGGGATCTGGGATGTAGACAACTTGTCTATCATATCCGATGCCCCCGACACTCAGGTGCTACTGATGGAGGTTCCTATGACCCTATAA
- a CDS encoding DoxX family protein: protein MEKNKDLGFLIMRLSVGIMMLLHGIAKLIGGIEPIQGMVAAKGLPTFISYGVFVGEVIAPLLLIIGFRTRLAALVFVLNCIAIIWLGGHSVVSLGQYGGWAAELPGLFLFGALALFFTGGGKYAVSSKDKWD, encoded by the coding sequence ATGGAAAAAAACAAAGACTTAGGATTTCTGATCATGCGCCTCTCGGTGGGTATCATGATGCTTCTACACGGTATCGCAAAACTCATCGGAGGGATTGAACCCATCCAGGGAATGGTTGCGGCAAAAGGCCTACCTACATTTATCTCTTACGGAGTATTTGTTGGAGAAGTGATTGCACCGCTCCTGCTCATCATTGGATTTAGGACAAGACTTGCAGCCCTTGTGTTTGTACTCAACTGTATTGCGATCATATGGCTCGGCGGTCACTCTGTCGTGAGCTTGGGTCAATACGGTGGTTGGGCAGCAGAGCTCCCCGGACTATTCCTATTCGGAGCACTTGCACTCTTCTTCACCGGTGGCGGTAAGTACGCAGTATCAAGCAAAGACAAGTGGGACTGA
- a CDS encoding nitroreductase family protein — protein sequence MTTKIEMLKDALAHRHSHYGLRPEWVAPRETVEDLIGHVLQTVPSAFNSQPVRMVLLTGEAHTAHWKLVEDALISIMGQEAYEANTAAKIRQAFASGIGTVLFFDVPSVTEGLQASFPAYAANFPLWAQQVQGSHQHAVWMGLDMLGFGASLQHYIGMVDSDIKALAGVDASWVLSAQMPFGAPLAEAEGKEKLPLSETFIVK from the coding sequence ATGACAACTAAAATAGAAATGCTAAAGGATGCCCTTGCGCATCGTCACTCTCACTACGGACTTCGCCCTGAATGGGTAGCTCCACGCGAAACTGTCGAGGACCTTATCGGTCATGTCTTGCAGACTGTACCCTCGGCTTTCAACTCTCAACCTGTACGTATGGTCCTTCTCACCGGAGAAGCTCACACTGCACACTGGAAACTCGTAGAGGATGCTCTCATCTCAATCATGGGACAAGAGGCTTACGAGGCTAATACAGCAGCCAAGATCCGTCAGGCTTTTGCAAGCGGTATCGGTACTGTCCTCTTCTTCGATGTCCCTTCTGTGACAGAAGGTCTGCAAGCATCATTCCCTGCTTATGCAGCAAACTTCCCTCTTTGGGCACAGCAGGTACAGGGCTCACACCAGCACGCAGTATGGATGGGTCTCGATATGCTCGGCTTCGGTGCAAGCCTCCAGCACTACATCGGTATGGTCGACTCTGACATCAAGGCGTTGGCAGGTGTAGATGCTTCTTGGGTATTGAGTGCACAGATGCCTTTCGGTGCTCCCCTTGCTGAAGCTGAAGGTAAGGAGAAGCTCCCTCTTTCTGAGACCTTCATAGTGAAGTAA
- a CDS encoding porin family protein codes for MKKILTIAFALFCMTAVAQNRPTFIVQGGYQGANFTGDKDSKLHHGFRIGAAIDYAFVTSDTYDLSVQLGANYSMKGAGKNYFSIKGKTADAKTTLQYVDVPILLNSRFNLSDSFNAFVNFGSYLAYGLSAKESLAENIIGVDLQTKANLFKTGRTGSGDPVYKPFDYGVQVGAGVEMNKIMLGVGTQYGLTSVYKDSDNGNRKNISFYASVGYRF; via the coding sequence ATGAAGAAAATTTTGACTATTGCATTTGCTCTATTCTGTATGACCGCAGTGGCACAGAATCGTCCTACTTTCATTGTGCAGGGTGGTTATCAAGGTGCCAACTTCACCGGTGACAAGGACTCTAAGTTGCATCATGGCTTCCGTATAGGTGCCGCTATCGACTATGCATTCGTGACTTCGGACACTTATGACCTATCCGTACAGCTCGGAGCCAACTATTCGATGAAGGGTGCAGGCAAAAATTACTTCTCGATCAAAGGCAAGACAGCGGACGCAAAGACTACACTCCAGTACGTGGATGTGCCCATCTTGCTCAACAGCAGATTTAACCTCTCTGACTCTTTCAACGCATTTGTCAACTTCGGTTCATACCTTGCTTATGGTCTCTCTGCCAAGGAGTCGTTGGCCGAAAACATCATCGGAGTTGACCTTCAGACCAAAGCAAACCTCTTCAAGACCGGTCGCACCGGTTCGGGAGACCCTGTCTATAAGCCTTTTGACTACGGTGTACAAGTCGGCGCAGGTGTCGAGATGAACAAGATCATGCTCGGTGTGGGTACACAGTACGGTTTGACCAGTGTCTACAAGGACAGCGATAATGGCAATAGGAAGAACATCAGCTTCTACGCTTCAGTAGGTTATAGATTCTGA